A DNA window from Limanda limanda chromosome 6, fLimLim1.1, whole genome shotgun sequence contains the following coding sequences:
- the LOC133003185 gene encoding THAP domain-containing protein 5-like, whose product MPKYCSVPSCKTESCTGTRSFYRFPLQEPERLQQWLRNMGRENWVPSRHQYICHQHFAASCFRVRWGIRYLESDAVPTLFHQGEKRKADDQSEKRTKRVRLQGDEDVRGTDERTAAAVDAAEVENSLHLYEVTVDPAPGGDPGRVELSDGVTSLHADLSTLALFQTVEDMRDNTEVVVVVAEEVMSTEETIGFQGGREVIAVFQKIPSVLLPSVTSPPRLVFSSNTVLSSALSSKPISSTVPIVSKHASPPPPTSLVLTVERVDLDEGDDGKSEEDGTEQQDQQLEEHCYHRTSLSKEQLEAVVSELQKKVKVLQQRHRRHLEKLLSLESTVGQLRQSNLLHQERLQLLERAYEQTSAAVMDAGETVAIIFQEDTASLLYTPLDDAQEEL is encoded by the exons ATGCCGAAGTACTGTTCGGTCCCGAGCTGCAAGACCGAGTCCTGCACCGGGACCCGGAGCTTCTACAG GTTCCCTCTGCAGGAGCCCGAGCGGCTGCAGCAGTGGCTGAGGAACATGGGGCGTGAGAACTGGGTTCCCTCCCGACACCAGTACATCTGCCACCAGCACTTTGCTGCGTCGTGCTTCCGGGTGCGTTGGGGGATCCGCTACCTGGAGAGCGACGCCGTGCCCACGCTGTTCCACCAGGGCGAG AAAAGAAAAGCTGATGATCAGAGTGAGAAGAGGACGAAGCGTGTTCGCCTGCAGGGGGACGAGGACGTCCGGGGGACAGACGAGAGGACGGCGGCGGCTGTGGACGCTGCGGAGGTGGAGAACTCGCTTCACCTGTATGAGGTCACGGTCGACCCGGCGCCGGGCGGTGACCCCGGACGGGTGGAGTTAAGCGATGGCGTCACGTCTCTCCACGCTGACCTGAGCACGCTGGCTCTGTTCCAGACAGTCGAGGACATGAGAGACAACacggaggtggtggtggtggtagctGAGGAAGTGATGTCCACAGAGGAGACCATCGGCTTCCAAGGAGGACGTGAGGTCATCGCCGTCTTCCAGAAGATCCCGAGCGTCCTCCTCCCCAGTGTGACCTCGCCCCCCCGGCTCGTCTTCTCCTCCAACACGGTGCTGTCGTCCGCTCTGAGCTCCAAACCCATCTCGTCCACTGTCCCCATCGTGTCCAAACACGCgtcacctcccccccccacgTCCCTCGTCCTCACGGTGGAACGAGTGGACCTGGACGAGGGGGACGATGGGAAGTCGGAGGAGGACGGGACCGAGCAGcaggaccagcagctggaggagcactG CTACCACAGGACCAGTCTGAGTAAAGAGCAGCTGGAGGCCGTGGTGTCCGAGCTGCAGAAGAAGGTGAAGGTTCTGCAACAGCGTCACCGCCGGCACCTGGAGAAGCTCCTGAGCCTGGAGAGCACCGTGGGCCAGCTGAGGCAAAGCAACCTGCTGCACCAGgagcggctgcagctgctggagcgg gcGTACGAGCAGACCAGCGCCGCGGTGATGGACGCCGGAGAGACTGTGGCCATCATCTTCCAGGAGGACACGGCCTCTCTCTTGTACACACCACTGGACGACGCCCAGGAGGAGCTATGA
- the LOC133003195 gene encoding claudin-3-like — MSAGLELIGISLGILGWIIAIAACALPMWRVTAFIGSNIVTAQIIWEGLWMTCVVQSTGQMQCKVYDSMLALSQDLQAARALTVISILLAILAVLIAIAGAKCTNCIEDEASKAKVMIISGVFFIVSGVMQLIPVSWSANTIIRDFYNPLLTDAQRRELGAALYIGWAAAALMILGGSLLCCSCPPRETRYNPSRMAYSAPRSAGGPGLERKDYV, encoded by the coding sequence ATGTCTGCAGGGCTGGAGTTGATTGGTATCTCTCTGGGGATTCTGGGATGGATTATTGCCATCGCGGCGTGCGCCCTGCCCATGTGGCGGGTGACGGCCTTCATCGGCAGCAACATCGTGACGGCGCAGATCATCTGGGAGGGCCTGTGGATGACCTGCGTGGTGCAGAGCACGGGCCAGATGCAGTGTAAGGTCTACGACTCCATGCTGGCCCTGTCCCAGGACCTGCAGGCCGCCCGCGCCCTCACCGTCATCTCCATCCTGCTCGCCATCCTCGCCGTGCTCATCGCCATCGCCGGCGCCAAGTGCACCAACTGCATCGAGGACGAGGCGTCCAAGGCCAAGGTGATGATCATCTCCGGGGTCTTCTTCATCGTCTCCGGGGTCATGCAGCTCATCCCCGTGTCCTGGTCGGCCAACACCATCATCAGGGACTTCTACAACCCGCTGCTCACCGACGCCCAGCGGCGGGAGCTGGGCGCCGCCCTCTACATCGGCTGGGCGGCGGCCGCCCTCATGATTCTCGGCGgcagcctcctctgctgctcctgtccTCCACGGGAGACCAGGTACAACCCGTCCAGGATGGCGTACTCGGCCCCCCGGTCCGCCGGAGGCCCCGGGCTGGAGAGGAAAGACTACGTATGA